The proteins below come from a single Ruegeria sp. SCSIO 43209 genomic window:
- a CDS encoding ABC transporter permease, with product MLRYALKRLLSLILSLAVASVVIFAVIEVAPGDPALFMLGVNAQADTLTALRAELGLDVSKIERYFNWVGGMLVGDFGTSYTYRTPVSQMIADRLWVSLPLALYALTLSTLIAFPAGIYAASRRGKPGDLTVMGATQLGIAVPNFWFAMMLVLVFAINLRWFNAGGFAGWENGIWTGLHSLTLPAIALALPQAAILARVMRSALLDILAEDFMRTARAKGLSRRQALWRHGVRNALIPVLTIIGLQFSFLLAGSIIIEQVFYLPGLGRLVFQAISARDLIVVESVVMLLVFAVIMVNFFVDLAYAAVDPRLRSRT from the coding sequence ATGCTCCGCTACGCCCTCAAACGTCTGCTGTCGCTGATCCTGAGCCTGGCCGTCGCCTCGGTTGTCATCTTTGCAGTGATCGAGGTCGCGCCCGGTGATCCGGCGTTGTTCATGCTGGGCGTGAACGCGCAGGCCGATACATTGACTGCGCTGAGAGCTGAACTGGGCCTCGATGTCTCGAAGATCGAGCGGTACTTCAACTGGGTCGGCGGGATGCTGGTTGGGGATTTTGGTACGTCCTACACCTATCGCACACCCGTGTCGCAGATGATCGCAGATCGATTGTGGGTGTCATTGCCGCTGGCTTTGTACGCGCTGACCCTTTCCACGCTGATTGCTTTCCCCGCCGGTATCTACGCAGCCTCACGGCGCGGCAAACCGGGTGATCTGACCGTGATGGGTGCGACTCAGCTTGGTATCGCGGTGCCGAATTTCTGGTTCGCGATGATGCTGGTGTTGGTCTTTGCCATCAATTTGCGCTGGTTCAATGCCGGCGGTTTCGCGGGTTGGGAGAACGGCATTTGGACCGGTCTACATTCGTTGACCCTTCCAGCCATCGCCCTGGCCCTGCCGCAAGCGGCGATCCTTGCGCGGGTCATGCGCTCGGCTCTGTTGGATATTCTGGCCGAGGATTTTATGCGCACTGCACGCGCCAAGGGCCTTTCGCGTCGGCAGGCGCTTTGGCGACACGGAGTGCGGAATGCCTTGATCCCGGTACTGACGATCATTGGACTCCAATTTTCCTTCCTGCTGGCGGGTTCGATCATCATCGAACAGGTGTTTTATCTACCCGGCCTCGGGCGGCTGGTTTTTCAGGCCATATCGGCGCGCGATCTGATCGTCGTGGAATCGGTCGTTATGCTGCTGGTCTTTGCCGTCATCATGGTGAACTTTTTTGTCGATCTGGCCTATGCCGCAGTCGATCCAAGGCTGAGGAGCAGGACATGA
- a CDS encoding ABC transporter substrate-binding protein, with product MTKQRFRSFASALVLGAGLFATQAMAKSDITIAMQLEPPHLDPTSAAAQAIDSVVYTNIFEGLTRFMGDGSVVPGLAESWEISDDGTVYTFKLRDGVTFHDGTTMDAEDVKFTLDRATAEDSANAQKALFAGIKSVEVVDPLTVQVTLNEPNGNFLFNLAWGDAVIVAPESIENIKTNPVGTGAFTFSDWLQGDSIILNRNPDYWGEQPALETATFKFISDPTAAFAAMMAEDVDVFDNFPAPENLPQFEADPRFQVLVGSTEGETILSTNNKQAPFDDILVRQALAHAIDRQAIIDGAMFGYGTPIGTHFAPHNPAYVDLTGNSAYDPEKAKALLAEAGYPDGFETTLHLPPPSYARRGGEIIAAQLADIGITAEIINVEWAQWLESVFKGKEFGLTIVSHTEPMDIGIYARPDYYFQYDSTDFQALMDTLNSTTDPDERTRLLGEAQRLISTDYVNGYLFQLAKLGVAKAGVEGLWENAPTAAIDLTGISWSE from the coding sequence ATGACAAAGCAGCGCTTTCGCTCGTTCGCGTCGGCCCTGGTCCTTGGCGCGGGCCTGTTTGCCACGCAGGCCATGGCCAAATCTGACATCACCATCGCCATGCAGCTTGAGCCACCGCATCTGGACCCGACCAGCGCTGCGGCGCAGGCTATCGATTCGGTTGTCTACACCAATATCTTCGAAGGCCTGACCCGGTTCATGGGGGATGGCTCGGTGGTGCCGGGGCTGGCCGAAAGCTGGGAAATCTCGGATGACGGTACCGTTTACACATTCAAGCTGCGCGACGGTGTGACATTTCACGATGGCACAACGATGGATGCCGAGGACGTCAAGTTCACCCTTGATCGCGCCACGGCAGAAGACAGCGCCAATGCGCAGAAGGCTTTGTTTGCGGGCATTAAAAGTGTCGAGGTGGTGGACCCCCTGACCGTTCAGGTGACGTTGAATGAGCCGAACGGGAACTTCCTTTTCAATCTCGCCTGGGGTGACGCGGTGATCGTTGCGCCCGAAAGCATCGAGAATATCAAGACCAATCCGGTTGGCACGGGGGCCTTCACCTTCTCTGACTGGCTGCAGGGTGACAGCATCATCCTGAATCGCAACCCCGACTATTGGGGCGAACAGCCCGCGTTAGAGACCGCAACGTTTAAGTTTATCTCGGATCCGACCGCCGCCTTCGCCGCCATGATGGCCGAGGATGTGGACGTGTTCGACAACTTCCCCGCACCCGAGAATCTGCCGCAGTTCGAGGCTGATCCGCGCTTTCAGGTTCTTGTCGGCTCGACCGAGGGGGAAACCATTCTGTCGACCAACAACAAACAAGCCCCGTTTGATGACATATTGGTCCGACAGGCATTGGCCCACGCGATTGACAGGCAGGCCATCATTGATGGGGCTATGTTCGGCTATGGCACACCCATCGGTACGCATTTTGCTCCGCATAACCCGGCTTACGTCGATTTGACCGGCAATTCGGCCTATGACCCGGAAAAAGCCAAGGCGCTGCTGGCCGAGGCCGGGTATCCCGATGGGTTCGAGACCACGCTGCACTTGCCGCCGCCTTCCTACGCCCGACGCGGGGGTGAAATCATCGCTGCGCAACTGGCCGATATTGGCATCACCGCCGAGATCATCAATGTGGAATGGGCGCAGTGGCTGGAAAGCGTGTTCAAGGGCAAGGAGTTTGGCCTGACCATCGTCAGCCATACCGAGCCGATGGATATCGGTATTTATGCCCGGCCCGACTATTACTTCCAATATGACAGCACCGACTTTCAGGCATTGATGGACACGCTGAATTCGACCACGGACCCTGATGAGCGCACACGTTTGCTGGGTGAGGCACAACGCTTGATTTCGACCGATTACGTCAACGGGTACCTGTTTCAACTTGCCAAGCTTGGCGTGGCCAAGGCCGGTGTTGAGGGGCTATGGGAAAACGCACCCACGGCAGCGATCGATCTGACCGGGATCAGTTGGTCCGAATAG
- the panB gene encoding 3-methyl-2-oxobutanoate hydroxymethyltransferase — protein MSATARKKAPNAEDIRARKGTDPLVSLTAYTTPMAQLMDAHCDFVLVGDSVGMVLHGLTSTLGVTMEMMIMHGQAVARGLDKAMMVIDMPFASYEHDPAQAFRNAARLMSETGAGAVKLEGGVEMAETIRFLVKRGIPVMAHIGLTPQSINTLGGYKVQGRDEQADAVLTDARAVAEAGAFSVVLEKVPQGLANRITAEIAIPTIGIGASAGCDGQILVVDDMLGFFTAFKPKFVKRYADLGPLAEAAIAEYAAEVRARSFPAHEHVFADAVPVKGPKS, from the coding sequence ATGAGCGCCACCGCCCGCAAGAAAGCCCCGAACGCCGAGGATATCCGCGCCCGGAAAGGTACTGATCCACTGGTCTCGTTGACCGCCTACACAACACCGATGGCGCAGTTGATGGATGCGCATTGTGACTTCGTTCTGGTCGGTGACAGCGTCGGCATGGTGTTGCACGGGTTGACGTCGACCCTTGGTGTGACGATGGAGATGATGATCATGCACGGCCAGGCCGTTGCCCGTGGTCTGGACAAGGCAATGATGGTGATCGACATGCCTTTCGCCAGCTACGAGCATGACCCGGCTCAGGCATTCCGCAACGCAGCCCGGCTGATGTCGGAAACAGGAGCTGGGGCGGTTAAGCTGGAAGGTGGCGTCGAGATGGCTGAAACCATCCGGTTTCTGGTCAAACGCGGGATCCCGGTGATGGCACATATTGGCCTGACACCGCAGTCGATAAACACTTTGGGTGGCTATAAGGTACAAGGGCGCGACGAACAGGCCGATGCCGTATTGACCGACGCCCGGGCAGTCGCCGAAGCAGGCGCGTTTTCGGTCGTGTTAGAGAAAGTTCCGCAGGGTTTGGCCAACCGGATTACCGCTGAGATTGCGATCCCCACAATCGGAATTGGTGCCTCGGCCGGGTGCGACGGGCAAATTCTGGTGGTGGACGATATGCTTGGATTTTTCACCGCCTTCAAACCGAAATTCGTCAAACGCTATGCTGATCTTGGCCCGCTGGCCGAAGCCGCCATTGCTGAATACGCAGCCGAGGTTCGTGCGCGAAGCTTCCCGGCACACGAACATGTCTTTGCCGATGCCGTACCCGTCAAAGGACCCAAGTCATGA
- the panC gene encoding pantoate--beta-alanine ligase — protein MTAPILRRLADLRALTRDWHLNGEVIGVVPTMGALHQGHLSLAEAAKTACDRVIVTIFVNPKQFNNPEDLANYPRTEQEDAKKLAPYNVDAIYVPDPDEIYPDGFATTVSVSGLTDAMEGEFRPGHFDGVATVVAKLFLQTQADRAYFGEKDYQQLMIVRRMARDLDIPIEVIGCPTVREPSGLAMSSRNQRLSEDGLAIAAEKHRIMRAVVQALESGEEFEALASQAQADLLAAGFNEVEYLQLRCAEKLEPMTHAKRPARLFAAALVDGVRLIDNLPVSPV, from the coding sequence ATGACCGCGCCAATTCTGCGTCGATTGGCAGACTTGCGCGCTCTGACCCGTGATTGGCATCTGAATGGTGAGGTGATCGGAGTTGTCCCCACCATGGGTGCGCTGCACCAGGGGCATCTGTCGCTGGCCGAAGCCGCGAAGACGGCTTGCGACCGGGTGATCGTGACGATCTTTGTAAACCCCAAGCAGTTCAACAACCCCGAAGACCTCGCCAACTATCCGCGCACCGAACAAGAAGACGCGAAAAAGCTCGCGCCTTACAACGTCGATGCGATATACGTGCCCGACCCGGATGAGATTTACCCTGATGGCTTCGCCACCACAGTCTCGGTCTCGGGTCTGACCGACGCGATGGAGGGAGAATTCCGCCCGGGTCATTTCGATGGTGTGGCAACAGTTGTCGCCAAGCTGTTCCTGCAAACGCAAGCGGATCGAGCCTATTTCGGGGAAAAAGACTATCAGCAGCTTATGATCGTCCGCCGGATGGCCCGCGACCTCGATATACCGATCGAGGTGATTGGTTGCCCCACGGTGCGTGAACCTTCGGGCCTCGCAATGTCTTCGCGCAATCAAAGGCTATCCGAGGATGGTCTGGCCATCGCAGCCGAAAAACATCGTATCATGCGTGCAGTTGTTCAGGCGCTGGAAAGCGGCGAAGAATTCGAAGCTTTGGCTTCTCAGGCACAGGCCGATCTTTTGGCCGCCGGCTTCAACGAAGTGGAGTATCTGCAACTACGCTGCGCTGAAAAGCTGGAGCCTATGACCCATGCCAAACGACCCGCACGACTGTTTGCGGCAGCCTTGGTCGACGGCGTGCGGCTGATCGACAATCTACCGGTGTCTCCGGTCTGA
- the glpK gene encoding glycerol kinase GlpK yields MTYILAIDQGTTSSRAILFDAQMQRVGTAQHEFTQHFPQEGWVEHDAEEIWDSVLTVCREVMQTTGVSAAQIAGIGITNQRETTVIWDRATGAPIHNAIVWQDRRTAEICERLRKAGCEDDVTAQTGLLLDPYFSGTKVKWLLDTVPGARDRAAAGELLFGTIDTFLIWRLTEGRVHATDATNAARTLLFDIHKGEWSTEICDLLDIPQALLPDVRDCAADFGSTSLFSGNIPILGVAGDQQAATIGQACFQPGMMKSTYGTGCFALLNTGTQPVESKNRLLTTIAYQLDGQKTYALEGSIFIAGAAVQWLRDALQIIETAPQSGELAAKADPNQHVVLVPAFTGLGAPYWKPDCRGAIFGLTRNSGRAEITRATLESIAFQTRDLWHAMQGDWGAETDVILRVDGGMSASDWAMQGLSDILGAPVDRPVMQETTALGAAWLAGMKAGVYPDQAGFAETWDLDRRFEPAKPVADRDAAYARWQRAVQAAMAF; encoded by the coding sequence ATGACCTATATTCTGGCAATCGATCAGGGCACCACATCGTCTCGTGCAATCCTGTTCGACGCGCAAATGCAGCGCGTCGGCACTGCGCAGCACGAGTTTACACAGCATTTCCCACAGGAAGGCTGGGTTGAGCATGATGCCGAGGAGATATGGGACAGCGTTCTGACGGTTTGCCGTGAAGTGATGCAAACGACAGGTGTATCCGCGGCACAGATCGCTGGTATCGGGATTACCAACCAACGCGAAACCACTGTCATCTGGGATCGCGCCACTGGGGCCCCCATTCACAACGCAATCGTCTGGCAGGACCGTCGCACCGCTGAGATTTGCGAGCGTCTTCGCAAAGCGGGATGCGAGGATGACGTAACTGCCCAGACCGGTCTGCTGCTAGATCCTTATTTTTCGGGCACCAAGGTTAAATGGTTGCTGGATACCGTCCCCGGCGCACGCGACCGTGCTGCCGCCGGAGAGCTGCTGTTCGGCACAATCGATACCTTCCTGATCTGGCGACTGACAGAAGGGCGCGTGCACGCCACCGACGCCACCAATGCGGCCCGCACATTGCTATTCGATATTCACAAAGGGGAATGGAGTACCGAGATCTGCGACTTGCTGGACATCCCCCAAGCTTTGTTGCCCGACGTGCGCGATTGCGCCGCAGACTTCGGATCGACCTCGCTGTTTAGCGGTAATATTCCAATTCTCGGCGTGGCGGGGGATCAGCAAGCTGCCACCATCGGACAGGCCTGTTTCCAGCCGGGCATGATGAAATCCACCTATGGCACGGGCTGTTTCGCACTACTCAACACCGGTACGCAGCCAGTTGAGTCGAAAAACCGGCTGCTAACGACAATTGCCTATCAGTTGGACGGGCAGAAAACCTATGCGCTTGAAGGCTCGATTTTCATTGCCGGTGCGGCGGTGCAATGGCTGCGCGATGCGTTGCAAATCATCGAAACCGCACCGCAAAGCGGTGAACTGGCCGCCAAAGCGGATCCAAACCAGCACGTTGTTCTCGTCCCTGCCTTTACTGGGCTGGGCGCGCCTTATTGGAAACCCGATTGCCGGGGCGCAATCTTTGGCCTGACTCGCAATTCAGGCCGCGCCGAAATCACGCGCGCCACGCTGGAAAGCATCGCGTTCCAGACCCGCGACCTGTGGCACGCCATGCAGGGCGATTGGGGCGCAGAGACTGACGTGATCCTGCGCGTCGACGGCGGAATGAGCGCCTCGGACTGGGCCATGCAGGGGCTTTCCGACATTCTGGGCGCCCCGGTCGACCGCCCGGTGATGCAGGAAACCACCGCGCTTGGTGCCGCATGGCTGGCGGGCATGAAAGCGGGTGTCTACCCGGATCAGGCCGGATTCGCCGAAACCTGGGATCTGGACCGGCGGTTTGAGCCTGCAAAACCCGTAGCTGACCGAGACGCGGCCTATGCACGCTGGCAACGCGCGGTTCAGGCGGCCATGGCGTTCTAA
- the smpB gene encoding SsrA-binding protein SmpB, with product MAKQKQNTDPNYKVIAENRRARFDYAIEDDLECGIVLEGSEVKSLRAGGSNIAESYASVDDGELWLINSYIAPYEQAKVFKHEERRRRKLLVSRKELSNLWNATQRKGMTLVPLVLYFNHKGRAKLKIGIAKGKKLHDKRETQAKRDWSRQKQRLMKDHS from the coding sequence ATGGCCAAGCAGAAGCAGAACACTGACCCGAATTACAAAGTGATCGCCGAAAACCGGCGTGCGCGCTTCGATTATGCGATCGAAGACGATCTCGAATGCGGTATTGTCCTGGAAGGGTCCGAGGTCAAATCCCTGCGTGCCGGTGGGTCGAACATTGCTGAAAGCTATGCGTCGGTTGATGACGGAGAGCTATGGCTGATCAACAGCTATATCGCGCCCTATGAGCAGGCCAAGGTCTTCAAACATGAAGAACGCCGCCGCCGTAAACTGCTGGTGTCACGCAAGGAACTGTCGAACCTGTGGAACGCGACCCAACGCAAAGGCATGACGCTGGTGCCGCTGGTGCTTTATTTTAATCACAAGGGTCGGGCGAAGCTGAAGATCGGCATCGCCAAAGGTAAGAAGCTGCACGACAAGCGCGAAACGCAGGCCAAGCGCGACTGGTCACGGCAGAAACAGCGCTTGATGAAGGACCACAGTTAG
- the idi gene encoding isopentenyl-diphosphate Delta-isomerase produces the protein MGILIPAWVEGELTPVDKLEAHEKGLRHKAVSVFAVRGTEILLQRRAMGKYHTPGLWANTCCTHPDWDESASHCAVRRLREELGITGLYPEYRHRLEYHADVGNGMVENEVVDVFLAHVRGALKIEPNPEEVMDIRWVDYHDLLAEVKRHPDRFTPWLKIYLHNHADTIFGPDLIISANS, from the coding sequence ATGGGAATCTTGATCCCGGCTTGGGTTGAGGGCGAACTGACACCCGTCGACAAGCTGGAGGCGCATGAAAAGGGGCTGCGACACAAGGCTGTGTCCGTGTTTGCCGTGCGCGGGACCGAGATATTGCTGCAACGCCGGGCGATGGGCAAATACCACACGCCGGGTCTATGGGCGAATACCTGTTGTACGCATCCGGATTGGGACGAAAGCGCTTCGCATTGTGCCGTCCGGCGCCTACGCGAAGAATTGGGCATCACCGGGCTCTATCCCGAATACCGGCATCGATTAGAGTATCATGCCGATGTCGGCAACGGAATGGTCGAGAACGAGGTGGTCGATGTCTTTCTGGCCCATGTGCGTGGAGCCTTGAAAATCGAGCCTAACCCGGAAGAAGTGATGGATATCCGCTGGGTCGATTACCACGATCTGCTGGCCGAGGTGAAACGGCATCCCGACCGTTTTACCCCGTGGCTCAAGATTTATCTGCACAATCACGCTGACACGATATTTGGACCTGACCTGATAATCTCGGCCAATTCATAA
- a CDS encoding cytochrome c family protein → MNRILATAIAGLLALPVYAEGDAEAGKKTFNKCKSCHMIADPAGEVIVKGGKTGPNLYGIAGRTAGTEEGFRYGDSIVAAGENGLVWDEETFVAYAQDPKAFLKDYLGETSAKSKMTFKLKKGAEDVYAYIVSVSGE, encoded by the coding sequence ATGAATCGTATCCTTGCCACCGCAATTGCCGGTCTGCTGGCCCTTCCTGTCTATGCAGAAGGTGATGCCGAAGCGGGTAAGAAGACCTTCAATAAATGTAAATCCTGTCACATGATTGCTGACCCTGCGGGTGAAGTTATCGTTAAGGGCGGTAAGACGGGTCCGAACCTGTACGGAATCGCAGGCCGCACCGCCGGCACTGAAGAAGGCTTCAGATACGGCGACAGCATCGTGGCCGCGGGCGAAAATGGGCTGGTCTGGGATGAAGAGACTTTCGTGGCCTACGCCCAAGACCCCAAAGCATTCTTGAAAGACTATTTGGGGGAAACCTCGGCAAAGTCGAAAATGACCTTCAAGCTGAAGAAAGGCGCCGAAGACGTTTACGCCTATATCGTGAGCGTTTCGGGAGAGTAA
- a CDS encoding P1 family peptidase produces the protein MNPGPRNLITDVPGLKVGHAQDETLKSGTTVLTADDPFTASVHVMGGAPGTRETDLLAVDKTVDRVDAIALSGGSAFGLDACSGVSDALRAQGRGFQVGSAVVPIVPGAILFDLLNGGDKNWTENPYRDLGKSAYLTASPEFELGSVGAGTGALAAMHKGGLGSASLKLEGGVTVGALVAANPLGSVTTPGDRHFWAAPFEIDDEFGGLGPDPASGLGSSLVSRKAQMMHSAPPDRANTTIAIVATDAALTKPQCQRLAVAAHDGIARAIVPAHTPGDGDLVFGLSTCARTVGPEAMAMIGHAASICLARAIARAIYLASPRTGDLLPCWSQLHDFG, from the coding sequence ATGAACCCTGGACCCAGAAACCTGATCACTGATGTCCCTGGCCTGAAAGTCGGTCACGCGCAGGATGAGACGCTTAAATCAGGCACAACTGTCCTGACGGCGGACGACCCGTTCACAGCTTCGGTTCATGTGATGGGCGGCGCCCCCGGCACGCGTGAGACCGACCTACTGGCGGTCGACAAAACTGTTGATCGGGTCGACGCGATTGCTTTGTCCGGCGGCTCGGCCTTTGGACTGGATGCGTGCTCGGGCGTTTCAGACGCATTGCGCGCTCAGGGGCGCGGATTTCAGGTCGGTTCGGCCGTCGTGCCCATCGTGCCGGGCGCGATTCTGTTCGATCTACTCAATGGTGGAGATAAGAACTGGACCGAAAATCCTTATCGCGATCTGGGGAAGTCTGCGTATTTGACCGCCTCACCAGAATTTGAACTGGGCTCGGTGGGGGCTGGTACCGGCGCATTGGCCGCGATGCACAAGGGTGGCTTAGGCTCGGCTTCGTTAAAGCTTGAGGGTGGCGTAACCGTCGGCGCGCTGGTGGCGGCCAATCCGCTTGGCAGCGTAACCACACCGGGTGATCGGCATTTTTGGGCTGCGCCGTTTGAGATCGATGACGAGTTCGGTGGATTGGGGCCAGACCCGGCCTCGGGCCTTGGTTCCTCTCTTGTCAGCCGCAAGGCGCAAATGATGCATTCTGCTCCGCCAGATCGCGCAAACACCACGATTGCTATAGTTGCAACTGATGCAGCGCTGACCAAACCGCAATGCCAGCGTCTGGCGGTAGCAGCCCATGATGGCATCGCCCGCGCCATCGTGCCTGCGCACACGCCTGGCGATGGGGATCTGGTATTCGGTCTCAGCACCTGCGCGCGCACGGTTGGCCCCGAGGCTATGGCGATGATCGGCCATGCGGCCTCGATCTGTCTTGCGCGCGCGATTGCACGGGCTATCTATCTGGCTTCCCCCCGCACTGGCGACCTGCTGCCCTGCTGGTCGCAGTTACATGACTTCGGTTAA
- a CDS encoding SDR family oxidoreductase, which yields MRLEGKTAIVTGGASGFGAGIAQKFLTEGARVMIADINGEAASDMASAVGTNAIAQHVDVSDAASVQAMAHAVSEEFGRLDILVNNAGVTHLPTPLEDVSEDDFDRVFAVNMKSVYLTARAFVPQMKTHGAGAILNVASTAGLSPRPNLNWYNASKGWMITATKTMAVELAPSGVRVNAICPVAGETPLLKSFMGEDTPEIRAKFLSTIPLGRFSTPEDMANAACFLCSDEASMITGTALEVDGGRCI from the coding sequence ATGAGGCTTGAGGGAAAAACCGCCATCGTAACCGGCGGCGCATCCGGGTTCGGCGCTGGGATTGCGCAAAAGTTCCTGACCGAAGGCGCCCGCGTGATGATCGCAGATATCAATGGCGAAGCGGCTTCCGACATGGCGTCTGCGGTCGGCACGAATGCCATCGCACAGCACGTTGACGTCTCGGATGCGGCATCGGTTCAGGCCATGGCACATGCGGTGTCGGAAGAATTTGGACGACTGGATATTCTGGTGAATAATGCGGGCGTAACGCACCTGCCGACCCCATTGGAGGACGTCAGCGAAGATGATTTCGACCGCGTTTTCGCCGTGAACATGAAATCCGTCTACCTGACCGCGCGCGCCTTTGTTCCGCAGATGAAGACACACGGCGCGGGGGCGATCCTGAACGTGGCCTCGACCGCGGGTCTGTCACCGCGCCCCAATCTGAACTGGTACAACGCCTCCAAAGGCTGGATGATCACCGCGACCAAGACGATGGCCGTTGAACTCGCCCCCTCGGGCGTGCGCGTCAACGCGATCTGCCCGGTGGCGGGCGAAACACCGCTGCTGAAATCCTTCATGGGCGAAGACACTCCGGAAATCCGCGCCAAATTCCTGTCAACGATCCCGCTTGGTCGCTTCTCAACGCCCGAAGACATGGCAAACGCCGCCTGTTTCCTCTGCTCGGACGAGGCCAGCATGATCACCGGCACAGCCCTCGAAGTGGACGGAGGCCGATGCATCTGA
- the arfB gene encoding alternative ribosome rescue aminoacyl-tRNA hydrolase ArfB produces MLRITDDIALQDWEMTESFVRSSGPGGQNVNKVSTAVELRFEAARSPSLPDPVKTRLKRLAGRRWTKDGAIIIQCEETRSQARNRDIARARLAELITRALVNPKRRIATKPTYGSVKRRLAAKKARADVKALRGKVSED; encoded by the coding sequence ATGTTGCGCATCACCGACGATATCGCCCTGCAAGACTGGGAAATGACCGAAAGCTTCGTGCGGTCCTCTGGTCCGGGTGGGCAGAACGTCAACAAGGTCTCCACCGCCGTTGAGCTGCGGTTCGAGGCCGCGCGCTCACCCTCCTTGCCTGATCCGGTCAAGACACGTTTGAAACGGCTGGCCGGACGTCGCTGGACCAAGGACGGCGCCATCATCATTCAATGTGAAGAAACACGGTCTCAGGCCCGCAACCGCGACATCGCGCGCGCCCGGTTGGCTGAACTGATCACGCGGGCTTTGGTCAATCCCAAGCGCAGGATCGCGACCAAACCCACTTATGGTTCGGTCAAGCGAAGGCTTGCTGCTAAGAAAGCCCGCGCGGATGTCAAAGCCCTGCGAGGCAAAGTGTCCGAAGATTGA
- a CDS encoding queuosine precursor transporter, protein MQRSFIPGILAMASIVVASNILVQFLILDGLLTWGAFTYPLAFLVTDIMNRVYGVGPARKVVFAGFVTGIICSLIGSQIMLQGDGFTYAAVPLRIAVASGTAFLIAQLTDVTVFNSLRGGRWWRAPLVSTLVGSALDTAIFFTLAFSASVTVFGANADAAINWAWEPVPFMLSGPMAPLWVTLAFADWLVKLSLALIALIPFKVIVARLTAAQPA, encoded by the coding sequence ATGCAACGCAGCTTTATTCCCGGCATCCTTGCCATGGCCTCGATCGTCGTGGCCTCAAACATCCTGGTCCAGTTCCTGATCCTTGACGGCCTGTTGACCTGGGGTGCCTTCACCTATCCGTTGGCCTTTCTGGTCACCGACATCATGAACCGCGTCTACGGCGTGGGTCCGGCCCGCAAGGTCGTATTCGCCGGATTTGTCACCGGTATCATCTGCTCGCTGATCGGCAGCCAGATCATGCTGCAGGGTGACGGCTTCACCTATGCCGCCGTGCCGCTGCGCATCGCAGTCGCTTCGGGCACCGCCTTCCTGATCGCGCAATTGACCGACGTCACTGTGTTCAACTCACTGCGTGGTGGCCGCTGGTGGCGCGCGCCGCTGGTGTCGACACTGGTCGGTTCAGCGCTGGACACCGCGATCTTCTTTACGCTGGCGTTCTCGGCCTCGGTTACCGTCTTTGGTGCCAATGCAGACGCTGCGATCAACTGGGCGTGGGAGCCTGTGCCCTTCATGCTGTCCGGCCCGATGGCCCCGCTGTGGGTGACGCTGGCCTTCGCTGACTGGCTGGTGAAACTGTCGCTGGCACTAATCGCCCTGATTCCGTTCAAGGTGATCGTCGCCCGTCTGACCGCTGCACAGCCTGCGTAA